Proteins from one Mesotoga infera genomic window:
- the secE gene encoding preprotein translocase subunit SecE has protein sequence MAKARFWKFLSEVKSEVKKVTWPNRQQMVSSTGAVIVILIVCGVFLGLLDVLFTNVIGSLLSFLTGGA, from the coding sequence ATGGCCAAGGCAAGATTCTGGAAATTTCTTTCCGAAGTGAAAAGTGAAGTGAAGAAGGTTACATGGCCTAACAGGCAGCAGATGGTCTCGTCGACTGGTGCCGTAATCGTGATTCTAATCGTCTGCGGAGTATTCCTTGGACTCCTCGATGTGCTCTTCACTAACGTTATAGGAAGTCTTTTGAGTTTTCTCACCGGTGGCGCTTGA
- the rpmG gene encoding 50S ribosomal protein L33 — protein sequence MAKKTKGNKVLVTLKCSVCGTRNYYRFKNRQKKYKLDSNKFCPKCRKHTEHKESK from the coding sequence ATGGCAAAGAAGACGAAGGGAAACAAGGTTCTGGTGACTTTGAAGTGTTCAGTCTGTGGAACGAGAAATTACTACAGGTTCAAAAATCGCCAGAAGAAGTACAAGCTTGACTCGAACAAATTCTGCCCGAAGTGCAGAAAACATACTGAGCATAAAGAGTCAAAGTAG